Below is a genomic region from Sphingopyxis terrae subsp. terrae NBRC 15098.
CAGGCGCCGGTCCGTTTGGCCGACATTTGCATCTTCATCGACATGCCCGCAGGGCCTTCGCCCTCCCCCGTACTCGCCATTTCCATCTCATAGCTGTCGCCGCTGTAGGTGCCCTTCATCGTCATCGTGCGCGGACCGGCTTCGCTGGTGCAGCTCATCTTCGCGTCGATCACGCCATGCGCCATCTCGAAATGATCATAGGTGCATTTGCCGCCCGAATTTTCCGCCATCCGCGCCTTCGGATCGCGCGCGTCCTCGGGGGTAAGGCAGTTTTCGAAACTGTGTCCCTGTGCCAGCCGCGCCTTCATCTGCTCCTGCATCTGCGGCGGCAGTTTTTCCATTCCGGGCATCGTCATGTCGGTGATCTTCACCGTGCCGGCCCATTGGCCGGGCTTCATGAACTCGCCCGAAGCGACGGCATCGGCGACTTTGTTCTGCACCGATTCGACCGATTCATTCTTGGCCGACACGCCCTTGCCGCTGTCGCACGCGGACAGCGCGAGCAGCGCGCCCGTCACCATCAGAATATTGCGCTTGAACATCACCCAGACTCCCGCCGTTGCCGATGCGCGGCATCCTCACCATATTGGCAGCGATGGCAATTCAGATTCGCACCTCGCTCGACGAAATCGACACGGCGCAGGACTATGTGCCGCACCGTCCCGCCCGCCCCGACAAGGTGGAGGGCGGCAAGCGGTTCGAACTGGTCAGCGACTATTCCCCGGCGGGCGATCAGCCGACCGCGATCCGCGAGCTGGTCGATACCGCCAGGGAGGGCGAGCGCGATCAGGTGCTGCTCGGCGTCACGGGATCGGGCAAGACCTTCACCATGGCGAAGGTGATCGAGGAGTTGCAGCGCCCGGCGCTGATCCTCGCGCCCAACAAGATCCTCGCGGCGCAGCTCTATGGCGAGTTCAAGAGCTTCTTTCCGAACAATGCGGTCGAATATTTCGTCAGCTATTACGACTATTACCAGCCCGAGGCATATGTGCCGCGGTCCGACACCTATATCGAGAAGGAAAGCAGCGTAAACGAGGCGATCGACCGCATGCGCCACTCGGCGACGCGCGCGCTGCTCGAACGCGACGACGTCATCATCGTCGCCTCGGTATCGTGCCTTTACGGCATCGGATCGGTCGAGACTTATTCGGCGATGATCTTCGATTTGAAGAAGGGGCAGGTCGTCGACAGCGGAGAGATTATCCGCAAGCTCGTCGCGCTCCAGTACAAGCGCAACGACCAGGCGTTCGCGCGCGGCAATTTCCGCGTCCGGGGCGACAGCCTCGAAATTTTCCCATCGCACTATGAGGACATGGCGTGGCGCGTCAGCTTCTTCGGTGACGAGATCGAGGAGATCACCGAATTCGATCCGCTGACCGGCAAGAAGATCGCCAGCCTCAACTATGTGCGCGTCTATGCCAACAGCCACTATGTAACACCCGGTCCAACGCTGAAGCAGGCGACCGAAGCGATCCGCCACGAACTCGCCGAGCGGCTGAAGGAACTCGAAACCGAGGGCCGGCTGCTCGAAGCGCAGCGGCTCGAACAGCGGACAAATTTCGACCTCGAAATGATAGCCGCGACCGGAAGCTGTGCAGGGATCGAAAATTACAGCCGCTTCCTGACCGGCCGCCTGCCGGGCGAGCCGCCGCCGACCTTGTTCGAATATCTGCCCGACAATGCCTTGCTGTTCGTCGATGAAAGCCACCAGACGATTCCGCAGATCGGCGCGATGTCAAAGGGCGACCATCGCCGCAAGATCACTCTCGCCGAATATGGCTTTCGGCTGCCGTCCTGCATCGACAACCGGCCCTTGCGCTTCGCCGAATGGGACATGATGCGGCCCCAGACGGTCAGCGTGTCGGCAACCCCGGGGACGTGGGAAATGGACCGCACCCAGGGCGTTTTCGCCGAGCAGGTGATCCGCCCGACCGGGCTGATCGATCCGCCGGTCGAGATCAAGCCGGTCGAGGAGCAGGTCGACGATCTGATCGCCGAGGCGAAGAAAACTGCCGCGGCGGGCTATCGCACCCTCGTCACTACGCTCACCAAGCGCATGGCCGAGGATCTGACCGAGTTCCTCCACGAAGCGGGACTGAAGGTCCGCTACATGCACAGCGACGTCGAAACGCTCGAGCGCATCGAGATCATTCGCGACCTCAGGCTCGGCGTGTTCGACGTGCTCGTCGGCATCAACCTCTTGCGCGAAGGCCTCGACATTCCCGAATGCGGGCTCGTCGCGATCCTCGACGCCGACAAGGAGGGGTTCCTGCGCAGCGAAACCAGCCTCGTTCAGACGATCGGCCGCGCCGCGCGCAACGTCGATGGCCGCGTCATCCTCTATGCCGACCGCATCACCGGCAGCATGGAACGCGCGCTGCGCGAAACCGACCGCCGCCGCGCCAAGCAACAGGCGTATAACGAAGAACACGGCATCACGCCGACGACGATCAAGCGCAACATCGGCGACATCATCGCGCATGTCGCGTCGAAGGATCAGGTCACCATCGACCTCGGCGACGACAAGCCGCAGCACATGGTCGGCCACAACCTCCGCGCCTATATCCAGGAGCTGGAAAAGAAGATGCGCGACGCCGCCGCCGACCTGGAATTCGAGGAAGCCGGTCGCCTGCGCGACGAAATCCGCCGCCTCGAAGCCGACGAACTCGGCCTGCCCGCGGACGAACAGGTCGCCCCGCGCGTCGGCCGCTCGAACGAGGGCAAGCCGGGTACGCGCAAGGGGCGCTTCGGGAAGCAGAGCAAGACGAAGTGGGGGCGTTAACGCCCCCTTCGACCAAAGCCCGATTGTAACCGACAAGTAGCCTTGTCTCCCCCTTACGCGCGGCCTAGCGTCCGCTCCGCAAACGGGGAGAATATCTATGAAAACGGGTCTGTCGCTGATCGCGCTGGCGCTTGCCGCTGCGGTTCCTGCCACGCTTGCCGCGCAGGACGCGCCGGCCGAAAAAGCCAAGCCGGAAAAGGCCGAGGACATCGTGCCGCAGGTGCACACGACGCGCCTTTCGGGCACGTTCGGCGGACAGAAGATCGGCTATGCCGCGACGATCGGCGAGACGATCCTCAAGAACAAGGATGGCGTGCCCGAAGCGGCGATCGTCACCACCTCCTATATCAAGGAGCCGCGCGATCCGGGCCGCCCCGTGACTTTTCTGTTCAACGGCGGGCCCGGGTCGGGCACCGTCTGGTTGATGATGGGTGCGTTCGGGCCGAAGCGCGTCGCGATCCCCAGCGATGCCAAGGATGACGGCGCCCCGCCCTACCCCATCGTCGACAATCCTGATTCGCTGCTCGACGTGACTGACATCGTGTTCATCGATCCGCCGGGCACCGGCTTCTCGCACCTGATAGGCAAGGCCGATCCCAAGGATTATTACGGCGTGACGCAGGACGCGAAGGCCGTCGCCGAAGTCATCCGCGGCTGGCTCAACGACAATGGCCGCTGGAACAGCCCCAAATTCCTGGGCGGGGAAAGCTATGGCACCACGCGCTCGGCGGCGGTCGCGAACCAGTTGATGAATGTCACCTTCAACGATGTCGGCCTCAACGGCATCATCCTCATCTCGACCGTGCTCGATTTCGCGGCCGGGTCCGATACGCCGGGCAATGAACTCAGCTACATCACCAACCTTCCGTCGATGGCGACGACCGCCCTCTATCACGGCAAGGCGAGCGCGCCGTCGGTCGAACAATTCGCAGAAGAGGCGCGGCAGTGGGCGATCGGCCCCTATGCCGCGGCGCTGCTCAAGGGACAGAAGCTGCAGGGCGAGGAACGCGCCACGATCCGCCGCGAGCTTGCCCGCTTCACCGGCCTGTCCGAAACCTATCTCGAACAGGCGGATCTGCGTGTCACGCCCGGCCGCTTCTACAAGGAACTGCTGCGCGACCGCGGCCTGACCGTCGGCCGGCTCGACAGCCGCTACACGGGCAAGGACTATGACAATGCGGGCGAAGAGCCCGACAATGATCCCAGCTTCTATGGCATCGACGCGGGCTACACCGCCGCGATCAATAGCTGGGCGCGCGATACGCTGGGGTTCAAGACCGACCGCGAA
It encodes:
- the uvrB gene encoding excinuclease ABC subunit UvrB, which gives rise to MAIQIRTSLDEIDTAQDYVPHRPARPDKVEGGKRFELVSDYSPAGDQPTAIRELVDTAREGERDQVLLGVTGSGKTFTMAKVIEELQRPALILAPNKILAAQLYGEFKSFFPNNAVEYFVSYYDYYQPEAYVPRSDTYIEKESSVNEAIDRMRHSATRALLERDDVIIVASVSCLYGIGSVETYSAMIFDLKKGQVVDSGEIIRKLVALQYKRNDQAFARGNFRVRGDSLEIFPSHYEDMAWRVSFFGDEIEEITEFDPLTGKKIASLNYVRVYANSHYVTPGPTLKQATEAIRHELAERLKELETEGRLLEAQRLEQRTNFDLEMIAATGSCAGIENYSRFLTGRLPGEPPPTLFEYLPDNALLFVDESHQTIPQIGAMSKGDHRRKITLAEYGFRLPSCIDNRPLRFAEWDMMRPQTVSVSATPGTWEMDRTQGVFAEQVIRPTGLIDPPVEIKPVEEQVDDLIAEAKKTAAAGYRTLVTTLTKRMAEDLTEFLHEAGLKVRYMHSDVETLERIEIIRDLRLGVFDVLVGINLLREGLDIPECGLVAILDADKEGFLRSETSLVQTIGRAARNVDGRVILYADRITGSMERALRETDRRRAKQQAYNEEHGITPTTIKRNIGDIIAHVASKDQVTIDLGDDKPQHMVGHNLRAYIQELEKKMRDAAADLEFEEAGRLRDEIRRLEADELGLPADEQVAPRVGRSNEGKPGTRKGRFGKQSKTKWGR
- a CDS encoding S10 family peptidase, giving the protein MKTGLSLIALALAAAVPATLAAQDAPAEKAKPEKAEDIVPQVHTTRLSGTFGGQKIGYAATIGETILKNKDGVPEAAIVTTSYIKEPRDPGRPVTFLFNGGPGSGTVWLMMGAFGPKRVAIPSDAKDDGAPPYPIVDNPDSLLDVTDIVFIDPPGTGFSHLIGKADPKDYYGVTQDAKAVAEVIRGWLNDNGRWNSPKFLGGESYGTTRSAAVANQLMNVTFNDVGLNGIILISTVLDFAAGSDTPGNELSYITNLPSMATTALYHGKASAPSVEQFAEEARQWAIGPYAAALLKGQKLQGEERATIRRELARFTGLSETYLEQADLRVTPGRFYKELLRDRGLTVGRLDSRYTGKDYDNAGEEPDNDPSFYGIDAGYTAAINSWARDTLGFKTDREYQSISGIGGQWDWRIGGRDTNAYLNVAPYIGQALRENSGLRVFVGQGYYDFATPFFAAEYSLSRTGIPQDRIEYKYYDAGHMMYIRDEDRHKLSSDIRAFIRAR
- a CDS encoding DUF3617 domain-containing protein, producing the protein MFKRNILMVTGALLALSACDSGKGVSAKNESVESVQNKVADAVASGEFMKPGQWAGTVKITDMTMPGMEKLPPQMQEQMKARLAQGHSFENCLTPEDARDPKARMAENSGGKCTYDHFEMAHGVIDAKMSCTSEAGPRTMTMKGTYSGDSYEMEMASTGEGEGPAGMSMKMQMSAKRTGACKV